In Odontesthes bonariensis isolate fOdoBon6 chromosome 9, fOdoBon6.hap1, whole genome shotgun sequence, the following proteins share a genomic window:
- the LOC142388114 gene encoding uncharacterized protein LOC142388114 has protein sequence MSEVQMLIKLEKQRQSTADGPVHSATEKQTQLYDVQQLLAIKEEVPADQEDQKPPQIKEEQEEADITQFTFSPVPVKSEDDEEKPELSQLHCSQTEENRDSAGEPESDLCSKSETDDSFSDSSETDVSDGNWEESSEPRSGLSSVRNSQESAGDDGCESGEKLHICSECGETFRLRVYLLRHQRIHTGEKPFSCSLCDASFMWNRALKKHVRTHSEEKPFSCSVCGQNFRRKGWVTQHMRRHTGRKPYSCSVCDEAFKWKRELVEHMRTHTGEKPFHCSVCKAAHTSERALFEHLKIHSGKKPFDCPFCEAAFLRKDSLKRHMRTHSGEKPFSCTTCDRNFSCNVSLRRHMRCHTGEKPYACSFCKAAFKWRQAFVEHTRIHTGEKPFSCSVCEGAFRRKQDLVKHARHHSEEKLICHVCGQSFTKAVRLTRHMRFHEDERPFSCSVCTAAFLRKCALTQHMRTHTEERPFSCSACSATFKRKDSLKTHARIHTGERPYSCSACSKKFTQLSSAKAHQQRCAGGCRESS, from the exons ATGTCTGAAGTCCAGATGCTGATTAAGTTGGAGAAGCAGCGACAAAGTACAGCAGACGGACCAGTGCACAGTGCAACTGAAAAGCAGACTCAACTTTATG ATGTCCAGCAGCTGTTGGCCATCAAAGAGGAGGTTCCTGCCGACCAGGAGGACCAGAAGCCCCCGCAGATtaaagaggaacaggaggaggcTGACATCACCCAGTTCACATTCAGTCCCGTCCCAGTGAAGAGTGAGGATGATGAAGAGAAACCTGAGCTCTCACAGCTTCACTGTAGCCAGACCGAGGAGAACAGAGACTCTGCTGGAGAACCAGAATCAGATCTTTGTTCAAAATCAGAGACTGACGACAGTTTTTCAGACTCCTCAGAGACGGACGTCAGTGATGGAAACTGGGAGGAGAGCAGTGAGCCTCGGTCGGGTTTAAGCTCAGTGAGAAATAGTCAGGAATCTGCCGGTGATGATGGATGTGAGAGCGGTGAGAAGTTGCACATTTGCTCCGAATGTGGTGAAACTTTCAGACTTCGGGTTTACCTGTTAAGACACCAGAGAATCCACACGGGTGAGAAACCCTTCAGCTGCTCCCTCTGTGACGCATCCTTTATGTGGAACCGAGCTCTAAAGAAACACGTGAGAACTCACAGTGAAGAGAAACCCTTTAGCTGCTCAGTCTGTGGTCAAAACTTCAGACGGAAGGGATGGGTAACCCAACACATGAGGCGGCACACTGGAAGAAAACCCTACAGCTGCTCCGTCTGTGACGAGGCTTTCAAATGGAAACGGGAGTTAGTGGAGCACATGAGGACCCACACGGGGGAGAAACCTTTCCACTGCTCGGTGTGTAAGGCAGCTCACACAAGCGAAAGAGCTCTATTCGAACACTTGAAAATCCACAGTGGAAAGAAACCTTTCGACTGCCCTTTCTGTGAGGCAGCTTTTTTAAGGAAAGACAGTTTGAAGCGGCACATGAGAACCCACAGCGgggagaaacctttcagctgcaCGACCTGCGATCGAAACTTCAGCTGCAACGTGAGCCTTCGTCGACACATGAGATGTCACACGGGAGAAAAACCGTACGCCTGCTCCTTCTGCAAGGCTGCTTTTAAATGGAGGCAAGCTTTCGTGGAGCACACGAGAATCCACACCGGAGAAAAACCTTTCAGCTGCTCCGTCTGTGAGGGAGCTTTCAGAAGGAAGCAGGATTTGGTCAAACACGCCAGGCATCACAGCGAGGAAAAACTAATCTGCCACGTCTGCGGCCAGAGCTTCACCAAGGCCGTTCGTTTGACTCGTCACATGAGATTTCACGAAGACGAAAGGCCTTTCAGCTGCTCCGTCTGCACGGCGGCTTTTCTTAGGAAATGTGCGTTAACGCAACACATGAGAACGCACACCGAGGAACGACCTTTCAGCTGCTCGGCGTGCAGCGCGACCTTCAAGAGGAAGGACAGCTTGAAGACGCACGCGAGAATCCACACGGGAGAGAGACCGTACAGCTGCAGCGCCTGCAGCAAAAAGTTTACCCAGCTGTCGTCGGCCAAAGCGCATCAGCAGCGCTGCGCAGGCGGCTGCAGGGAGTCGAGCTGA